A single Acidaminococcus sp. DNA region contains:
- a CDS encoding ABC transporter ATP-binding protein translates to MRIRIKDLSKVYSPAFGIRNLNLEIEDGSFTTLLGPSGCGKTTLLRMIAGLETPDSGDIYFDDRCVFSSEKGIFVPPEERHLGFVFQDFALWPHMTVFENVAFPLRARKETEGLDAEVKKALAIVHLEGFEKRLPKELSGGQQQRVALARAIIGHPDCVLFDEPLSALDALLRESMRVEMKKITQSLGISSVFVTHDQREAMSMSDKIVVINQGHIEQMGTPEEIYQHPQTAFVAKFIGKSNWINDHAMVRPEHIKLAPFEGAEKFATHVVSSQFMGNGYELVVEGNGFQWVVTSPEKYSPDDDLTLFVAPNQIYQFAEGIH, encoded by the coding sequence ATGAGAATCCGCATTAAGGATCTCAGCAAGGTTTACTCTCCGGCTTTTGGTATTCGTAATTTGAATCTGGAGATTGAAGACGGGAGCTTTACGACACTCCTCGGCCCGTCAGGGTGCGGCAAGACGACGCTGCTTCGCATGATAGCCGGTCTTGAAACGCCGGATTCGGGAGACATATATTTTGATGACCGCTGCGTCTTTTCGAGTGAAAAAGGAATATTTGTTCCTCCTGAAGAGCGGCATCTTGGCTTTGTATTTCAGGATTTTGCCCTTTGGCCGCACATGACGGTCTTTGAAAACGTGGCATTTCCGCTGCGTGCCCGTAAGGAAACGGAGGGGCTGGACGCCGAAGTAAAAAAGGCCCTTGCCATTGTTCACCTGGAAGGCTTCGAAAAGCGCCTTCCCAAAGAGCTTTCAGGCGGTCAGCAGCAGCGCGTGGCCCTTGCCCGTGCCATAATCGGTCATCCGGACTGCGTGCTCTTTGATGAGCCGCTTTCGGCACTGGATGCCCTCTTGCGCGAAAGTATGCGCGTGGAAATGAAGAAAATTACGCAGTCACTGGGAATCTCGTCCGTCTTTGTTACGCATGACCAGCGGGAAGCGATGAGTATGAGTGATAAGATTGTCGTCATTAACCAGGGACACATCGAACAGATGGGGACGCCGGAAGAGATTTACCAGCACCCGCAGACCGCTTTTGTCGCTAAGTTTATCGGCAAGTCCAATTGGATCAACGACCATGCCATGGTACGTCCGGAACATATTAAACTGGCGCCTTTTGAAGGGGCTGAAAAGTTCGCGACGCACGTTGTTTCCTCCCAGTTCATGGGAAATGGCTATGAACTCGTCGTTGAGGGAAATGGTTTTCAATGGGTTGTAACGAGTCCTGAAAAGTACAGCCCTGACGATGATCTTACTCTTTTTGTAGCTCCGAACCAGATTTACCAGTTTGCTGAAGGAATTCATTAA
- a CDS encoding ABC transporter substrate-binding protein: MWLKKGLAVGMTALLCLGLAGCGSKNEPAKKNADKKLSGKVVVYMPSPSGLNKKYVQAFEKKTGVKVELFEGTTGKILARLEAEKDNPAADVVVLASWSDGLSLKNKGVLQSYKPKNVDKMYDGWVDKDSMLFGTSASAVGVIYNTKLIPKLDADWDELADPKYKDQIAIPDPQKSGACKDFLAGYMNAKGPDGWKTWENLRKNGLMIPGANKAALEAVTTGEKGILIAGVDYNGFSSIKKGEPLAMYYPKSGTIINPRPAMILKSSKNLDNARAFVDFLLSDEGQKLVGDAYLLPGRKDIKTDKRPNVSDIPQLKHNWDEMMKNAADYAAKLVALCK, encoded by the coding sequence ATGTGGTTAAAGAAAGGTTTAGCAGTAGGAATGACAGCGCTTCTGTGTCTCGGTCTTGCCGGCTGCGGCAGTAAGAATGAACCGGCGAAAAAGAATGCGGACAAGAAGCTGTCCGGTAAGGTTGTCGTGTATATGCCGAGTCCTTCCGGCCTCAACAAGAAGTATGTCCAGGCTTTTGAAAAGAAAACCGGCGTGAAGGTGGAACTTTTTGAAGGCACGACGGGCAAGATTCTGGCACGACTGGAAGCGGAAAAGGATAATCCGGCAGCTGATGTTGTCGTTCTTGCTTCCTGGTCCGACGGCCTGTCCCTCAAGAATAAGGGTGTACTGCAAAGCTATAAACCGAAAAACGTGGATAAGATGTATGACGGCTGGGTCGATAAGGACAGCATGCTCTTTGGTACCAGTGCTTCTGCCGTCGGGGTCATTTACAATACGAAACTGATTCCGAAACTGGATGCTGATTGGGATGAACTCGCTGACCCGAAGTATAAGGACCAGATTGCTATTCCGGATCCGCAAAAGTCCGGAGCCTGCAAGGATTTCCTGGCTGGTTATATGAATGCTAAAGGTCCGGATGGCTGGAAGACCTGGGAAAATCTCAGAAAGAACGGCCTCATGATTCCGGGCGCTAATAAGGCAGCTCTCGAAGCCGTAACGACAGGCGAAAAAGGTATCCTTATTGCCGGCGTGGATTATAACGGTTTCAGCAGCATCAAGAAGGGTGAACCGCTCGCCATGTATTATCCGAAGTCCGGTACCATCATCAACCCGAGACCTGCCATGATTTTAAAGAGCAGCAAGAACCTTGATAATGCCAGGGCTTTTGTCGATTTTCTGCTGAGTGACGAAGGCCAGAAACTGGTTGGTGACGCTTACCTGCTGCCGGGCCGCAAGGATATCAAGACCGATAAGCGTCCAAACGTATCGGATATTCCTCAGCTCAAACATAACTGGGATGAAATGATGAAGAACGCTGCCGATTATGCGGCAAAACTGGTGGCACTCTGCAAATAA
- a CDS encoding iron ABC transporter permease: protein MNKHKKIQLLVIAALQLFFIIFPVLTVFWEGVNVDGQFAPGKALAVILKSSNLETISNSLLLGVLVVIVSTLLATPLAFLLARSRFARYKWLDIIFLVPFMTPPYIASMGWILFVQKRGLFQQLFPFTGHLSEAFLSLAGLTLVMSFHSFPFMTTILKNAILNLGDNLDESGRICGGSFWYRMRRITLPLLTGNYAIAMLLVFVKTLSEYGTPATLGRRIGFTVFTTDIHRYASTAPIDFGTAASLSSVLVMICMIMWLIQSYVTEHHHYEIVGGKGVREGVKSGHVVTLFGGLYIALLLIVTIGIPYFSVISTSLIKLRGYGLAAGNFTLDHYVELFTESDAGVKALATSTLMAFGSATLVSVAGTLIVVAIHNVPKWHPFIEGMALFPQMIPNIVLVIGMMIFWNKLYDVVPLYNTLYFMLLVYSVMFLPYSVQYVSSSLLQVSDSLLLAGRVCGGSKAYVFRRITLPLVMKGILAGWMMTFIIVFRELVASSLISPPNTLTVSTFIMSEFEQGSVSVGMAMAVLCVLFTLAALLIMRRIEKA from the coding sequence ATGAATAAACACAAAAAGATCCAGCTTCTTGTGATTGCAGCTTTGCAGCTTTTCTTTATCATCTTCCCAGTACTTACCGTATTCTGGGAAGGGGTGAATGTGGACGGGCAGTTTGCACCGGGTAAGGCTCTGGCCGTCATCTTAAAAAGCAGCAACCTGGAAACAATCTCAAACTCACTCCTTCTGGGCGTTCTCGTCGTCATCGTATCAACGCTTCTTGCGACGCCGCTGGCCTTTCTCCTGGCTCGGAGCCGCTTTGCCCGCTACAAATGGCTCGACATTATCTTTCTTGTGCCTTTTATGACACCGCCTTACATTGCGTCGATGGGATGGATTCTTTTTGTCCAGAAACGCGGTCTTTTTCAGCAGTTGTTCCCATTTACGGGCCATCTGTCCGAGGCTTTTTTATCTCTTGCCGGACTGACACTCGTCATGAGTTTCCATTCTTTTCCTTTCATGACAACAATCTTGAAAAATGCCATCCTGAACCTCGGGGACAATCTTGACGAAAGCGGGCGCATCTGCGGCGGGAGCTTCTGGTACCGCATGCGGCGCATTACGCTGCCTCTTCTGACGGGCAACTACGCCATTGCCATGCTGCTTGTCTTTGTGAAGACACTATCCGAATATGGTACGCCGGCTACACTCGGCAGGCGTATCGGCTTTACTGTCTTCACAACGGATATCCACCGCTATGCCTCAACCGCACCGATTGATTTCGGTACGGCAGCGAGCCTTTCTTCCGTCCTTGTCATGATCTGCATGATCATGTGGCTGATTCAGTCGTATGTGACAGAGCATCATCATTATGAAATCGTCGGCGGCAAAGGTGTGCGGGAAGGGGTAAAATCAGGGCATGTTGTTACGCTTTTTGGCGGCCTTTATATTGCGCTTCTCCTCATAGTGACGATTGGCATTCCTTATTTTTCCGTGATTTCGACATCGCTCATTAAACTGCGCGGCTATGGTCTGGCGGCGGGAAACTTTACGCTGGATCATTATGTGGAACTCTTTACGGAAAGTGATGCCGGTGTCAAGGCGCTCGCTACCAGTACGCTTATGGCTTTTGGGTCGGCAACCCTCGTTAGTGTGGCCGGCACATTAATCGTCGTTGCGATTCACAACGTGCCGAAGTGGCACCCCTTTATCGAAGGTATGGCCCTTTTCCCGCAGATGATTCCGAATATCGTGCTTGTCATCGGCATGATGATTTTCTGGAATAAGCTCTATGATGTCGTACCTCTGTACAATACGTTATATTTCATGCTGCTCGTGTATTCTGTCATGTTCCTTCCGTATTCCGTACAGTATGTCTCGTCATCTCTGCTACAGGTCAGCGACAGCCTGCTTCTGGCCGGGCGCGTGTGCGGCGGCAGCAAAGCCTACGTCTTTCGCCGAATTACGCTGCCCCTTGTCATGAAAGGCATCCTGGCCGGGTGGATGATGACCTTTATCATCGTATTCCGCGAACTTGTGGCTTCGAGCCTTATCTCACCGCCTAATACGCTCACTGTATCGACCTTCATCATGAGCGAATTTGAGCAGGGGAGCGTCTCCGTCGGCATGGCTATGGCCGTGTTGTGCGTCTTGTTTACGCTGGCAGCGCTGCTCATTATGAGAAGGATAGAGAAGGCGTAA
- a CDS encoding AAA domain-containing protein, with product MVLTQFQKSILKTIRAHPGIRASKIASLLKFDRKAVNRELYSSLNQLCYQDSSYCWFLKEQKESQDSNASDYPDFSTDKLLEHICEYYLNCLSLEESNGVSAYQTSKYSLDYTELNSISLNTINPETKKLISKVTRSRNLTAHIGYPVLLEKFHSRRTNQDYYKVAPVFLFSVDLRGGSAEIASLPYINMEVIKHYSVKDINQQVYDLVELESELGLNAPDADIDLDELAARLQTLRTWEWKDDLNPDKITTDPSLSSLTEEGFYNRAIFIVSEKSPYTEGLESELSKLSKISEDEYRDTALYQWIHHEASESSLPEEDVPLLEVLPTNSEQEQAIRHAFHDKLTIVTGPPGTGKSQVVTNLLINAAWKKESTLFTSKNNKAVDVVETRVNSIGRQPIMLRIGGTQYAYHLAELISSLLSYQADQNDQEEYKFYLSQYEEKVEAYKNAKKKTASIIDLRNRTDHLEQKACSLRKDYEKYFNKISAEDAQNCEKAFNKYQAAYRDWYETRHSIPGRIFWFLIGKEKTSILEKSLSSINTCLQKYGYTPPALDSASLTEDAHAKICKIVPQFLESVKIIGEYRSALQELLAEPQLENIDREILTIKSDLAEIAGKLWNKWLVARPLNMDSQCRSEMSDYVASIRLIGNVDISEYPSIRKQFKKLQQEMTQFLPCWAVTSLSAKGRIPFEPGIFDLVIIDEASQCDIASALPMLYRAKRAVIIGDPKQLSHISTISKKQDISLLQKYDLEKQLSWSYSVSSLYNLASSLVNPNQIIKLRDHHRSYGDIIEFSNQEFYDGTLRVATNYDKLKFPKNLKPGIRWIDVKGKTVRPPSGSAYNEAEVRGIVDELKHLVLDNQYSGTIGVVTPFRAQAEKVNKAIEAIPELKKELVKNDFLADTVHKFQGDERDVMFFSPVISNGVSPGALEFLKSTGNLFNVAVTRARAVLIVVGNADYCSNCEVKYIKDFVSYVNQLATKKSKEVQVELGEYPSSHDYPKVANPEQVSDWERQFYTALYDQGIKTMPQYPVEKYKLDLAIVQGKRKLDIEVDGERYHRDWNGELCYRDQLRNQRLFELGWDVKRFWVYQIRDDLQSCIDEIKNWCEK from the coding sequence ATGGTCTTAACCCAATTCCAAAAGAGTATTTTAAAAACCATAAGAGCGCATCCTGGGATTCGAGCTAGTAAAATCGCCTCTCTTCTCAAATTCGACCGAAAAGCGGTAAATCGTGAATTATACAGCAGTCTTAACCAATTATGTTACCAGGATTCCAGCTATTGTTGGTTTTTAAAAGAGCAAAAAGAGTCCCAAGACAGCAACGCCTCTGACTATCCGGACTTTTCGACTGATAAACTATTGGAACACATTTGTGAATATTATCTCAATTGTTTAAGTCTGGAAGAATCCAATGGTGTTTCAGCTTATCAAACTTCTAAATATAGTCTTGATTATACAGAGCTTAACAGCATTTCACTAAATACTATAAACCCCGAAACCAAAAAGCTCATTTCTAAAGTAACCCGCAGTAGAAATCTGACGGCTCATATCGGCTATCCCGTTCTTCTGGAAAAATTTCATTCCCGCAGAACAAATCAGGATTATTATAAAGTTGCGCCTGTTTTCTTGTTTTCAGTGGATTTACGAGGAGGAAGCGCAGAAATCGCGTCCCTTCCCTACATCAATATGGAGGTCATTAAGCACTATTCAGTAAAAGATATCAATCAACAGGTCTATGATCTTGTTGAATTAGAAAGCGAATTGGGTTTGAATGCTCCTGATGCCGATATTGATCTGGACGAATTAGCTGCCCGTTTACAAACTCTACGTACCTGGGAATGGAAAGATGACTTAAACCCCGACAAAATTACTACAGATCCTTCCCTCAGTTCATTGACTGAGGAAGGATTTTATAATAGAGCCATTTTTATCGTCTCAGAAAAATCTCCATACACGGAAGGTCTCGAATCTGAGTTGTCAAAGCTTTCGAAGATCAGCGAAGATGAATATCGGGATACCGCTTTATATCAATGGATACATCATGAAGCTTCCGAATCATCCCTACCTGAAGAAGACGTTCCCTTACTTGAAGTATTGCCCACTAATTCCGAACAGGAACAGGCAATTCGCCACGCCTTCCATGATAAATTAACTATCGTCACGGGACCGCCAGGCACTGGAAAATCACAAGTAGTTACCAATTTGCTGATTAATGCGGCCTGGAAAAAAGAAAGCACTCTTTTTACCAGTAAAAATAATAAAGCCGTAGATGTCGTAGAAACACGGGTCAACTCAATTGGCCGTCAGCCAATTATGCTTCGGATTGGCGGCACGCAGTACGCCTACCATTTAGCTGAACTGATTTCATCTTTACTGTCGTACCAAGCTGATCAAAATGACCAGGAAGAATATAAATTTTATCTCTCGCAGTATGAAGAAAAGGTAGAAGCTTATAAAAATGCCAAAAAGAAGACTGCTTCGATCATAGATTTGCGAAATCGTACTGACCATCTGGAACAAAAAGCCTGCAGCCTTCGTAAAGATTATGAGAAGTATTTTAATAAGATTTCTGCGGAAGATGCCCAAAATTGTGAGAAGGCATTTAATAAATATCAAGCGGCCTATCGGGATTGGTATGAAACAAGACATTCAATCCCCGGAAGAATTTTTTGGTTTCTGATTGGAAAAGAGAAAACCAGTATTCTCGAAAAAAGCCTATCTTCTATAAACACTTGCCTGCAAAAATATGGTTACACGCCGCCAGCTCTGGACAGTGCCTCTCTTACCGAAGATGCTCATGCAAAAATCTGCAAAATAGTTCCTCAATTTCTCGAATCAGTAAAAATCATTGGAGAATATCGGAGTGCACTGCAGGAACTGCTCGCAGAGCCACAGCTTGAAAATATAGACCGAGAAATACTGACGATAAAATCCGATCTAGCTGAAATAGCGGGAAAATTATGGAATAAATGGTTGGTAGCTAGACCCCTCAATATGGACTCCCAGTGCCGAAGCGAAATGAGTGATTACGTAGCTTCTATACGTCTAATTGGCAATGTGGATATTTCGGAATATCCAAGCATCCGTAAGCAGTTCAAAAAATTACAGCAAGAAATGACACAATTTCTTCCCTGTTGGGCGGTCACTTCTTTATCGGCAAAAGGGCGGATTCCTTTTGAACCGGGAATTTTTGATCTGGTTATTATTGACGAAGCAAGCCAGTGTGACATAGCCTCTGCACTCCCTATGCTCTACAGAGCCAAAAGGGCTGTAATCATCGGAGACCCGAAACAGCTGAGCCATATCAGCACCATTTCTAAAAAACAAGATATTAGTCTCCTGCAAAAATATGATTTAGAAAAACAACTAAGCTGGTCCTATTCCGTCTCATCTTTGTATAATCTGGCAAGCAGTTTAGTCAATCCAAACCAAATTATTAAATTACGCGACCACCATCGCAGCTATGGAGACATCATTGAGTTCTCCAACCAGGAATTTTATGATGGTACGCTCCGTGTAGCCACAAATTACGATAAATTGAAGTTCCCCAAAAACCTAAAACCGGGTATTCGCTGGATTGATGTCAAGGGAAAGACTGTGCGTCCTCCTTCCGGCAGTGCTTATAATGAAGCTGAAGTCAGAGGGATTGTTGATGAACTCAAACACCTGGTGCTTGACAACCAGTACAGCGGAACAATTGGTGTTGTCACACCATTTCGTGCACAAGCTGAAAAGGTAAATAAGGCCATAGAAGCAATTCCTGAATTAAAGAAAGAACTGGTAAAGAATGACTTTCTGGCTGATACGGTTCATAAATTCCAGGGTGATGAACGAGACGTAATGTTTTTCTCGCCAGTTATCTCAAATGGAGTAAGTCCCGGAGCCCTTGAGTTTCTTAAAAGCACAGGAAATCTTTTCAACGTCGCCGTCACCCGAGCCCGTGCTGTGCTCATTGTCGTTGGAAATGCCGACTACTGTTCCAACTGTGAAGTAAAATATATCAAGGATTTCGTAAGTTACGTTAATCAACTGGCAACAAAAAAATCTAAAGAAGTTCAAGTAGAATTAGGAGAGTATCCATCATCCCATGATTATCCGAAGGTAGCTAATCCTGAACAAGTCTCCGACTGGGAACGTCAGTTCTATACAGCACTCTATGATCAGGGTATTAAAACAATGCCCCAATACCCAGTGGAAAAATACAAGCTTGATTTAGCTATTGTGCAGGGAAAGAGGAAACTTGATATTGAAGTTGACGGAGAACGGTATCACAGAGATTGGAATGGAGAACTTTGCTATCGAGATCAACTAAGAAATCAAAGATTATTTGAACTCGGCTGGGACGTCAAACGTTTTTGGGTATACCAAATTCGCGACGATTTGCAGTCTTGCATAGACGAAATCAAAAATTGGTGTGAAAAATAA
- a CDS encoding sodium-dependent transporter: MKQRETLGSRLGFILLSAGCAIGVGNVWRFPYITGQYGGGIFVLIYVLFLMILGIPIMTMEYAMGRATKRSILPAYRMLEPKGSKWHIMGYLSMAGNYVLLMYYSVISGWIFYYALQMAKGTFSGLGTKEVGAIFSGMMSSPEILITSMLVVVISTAVICSMGLKKGVESVTKVMMIALLVLMVVLGIRSLMLPGAAEGISFYLMPNIANMQKAGLWNCMYAALNQSFFTLSIGMGGMEIFGSYIDKNKRLMGEAVTVTALDTFVAITAGLIIFPACFAYGIAPDAGPKLIFLTLPRVFSSMAGGRIWGTMFFIFLSFAALSTMIGVFENLQAFAIDLKGAARKKAGIINGIVIAICSVPCALGFNLWSWFQPLRPGNTVMDMEDFFVSNICLQVGSLIITIFCCWKYGWGFDHFIAEANEGDGIAVPRKFQWYFKYVLPVIVGFLVVYGIVTYF, encoded by the coding sequence ATGAAGCAAAGAGAAACGTTAGGATCGCGGTTAGGTTTTATCCTGCTTTCGGCAGGATGTGCCATTGGAGTAGGGAATGTCTGGAGGTTTCCGTATATTACGGGGCAGTACGGCGGCGGTATTTTCGTCCTGATCTATGTACTGTTCCTGATGATTCTGGGAATCCCCATTATGACGATGGAGTATGCGATGGGACGCGCCACGAAGCGGAGTATTCTCCCGGCGTACCGGATGCTTGAGCCAAAGGGAAGCAAATGGCACATCATGGGCTATCTTTCCATGGCTGGTAACTATGTGCTCCTTATGTATTATTCCGTGATTTCCGGTTGGATTTTTTATTACGCGCTGCAAATGGCCAAAGGCACTTTTTCAGGTCTCGGGACAAAAGAAGTGGGCGCCATCTTCAGCGGTATGATGTCTTCTCCGGAGATTCTCATTACGAGTATGCTTGTTGTCGTCATTTCTACGGCAGTCATCTGCAGCATGGGCCTTAAGAAAGGCGTGGAAAGCGTCACCAAGGTGATGATGATAGCGCTTCTCGTGCTGATGGTGGTCCTTGGTATCCGCAGCCTGATGCTCCCCGGAGCGGCAGAAGGTATTTCCTTCTACTTGATGCCAAACATTGCCAACATGCAGAAGGCAGGGCTCTGGAACTGTATGTACGCAGCGCTTAACCAGAGTTTCTTTACGCTCAGTATCGGTATGGGCGGTATGGAAATCTTCGGCAGCTATATTGATAAAAATAAGCGCCTTATGGGTGAAGCCGTCACGGTCACGGCGCTCGATACCTTCGTGGCAATTACCGCCGGCCTGATCATTTTTCCGGCCTGCTTTGCTTATGGTATTGCACCGGATGCCGGTCCGAAACTGATTTTCCTCACGCTGCCGCGAGTATTCAGCTCAATGGCAGGCGGGCGCATCTGGGGAACGATGTTCTTTATTTTCCTTTCTTTTGCCGCTCTTTCTACGATGATCGGTGTGTTTGAAAACTTGCAGGCTTTTGCCATTGACCTTAAGGGTGCTGCCCGCAAAAAAGCAGGTATCATTAACGGAATCGTTATTGCAATCTGTTCTGTGCCTTGTGCTCTGGGCTTCAACCTGTGGTCCTGGTTCCAGCCGCTGCGTCCCGGCAATACGGTAATGGATATGGAGGACTTCTTTGTCAGCAATATTTGTCTTCAAGTGGGTTCTCTCATCATTACCATCTTCTGCTGCTGGAAATATGGCTGGGGATTCGACCATTTCATTGCCGAAGCCAATGAAGGTGACGGCATTGCCGTACCGAGGAAGTTCCAGTGGTATTTTAAGTATGTGCTGCCTGTTATTGTAGGCTTTTTGGTGGTGTATGGGATTGTGACATATTTTTAA